In Pseudobacter ginsenosidimutans, the following are encoded in one genomic region:
- the truA gene encoding tRNA pseudouridine(38-40) synthase TruA — MARYFIEVSYKGTRYAGFQVQDDVLTIQSEVEKALAVYFRQHVPLTGSSRTDSGVHARQNFFQFDAEFNVPDRAIYNLNAILPGDIAIHSIRQMPYNAHCRFDAIAREYEYTVYRAKDPFIADRAYFFPYTVNEDVLQQAAGIIKEYTDFTSFSKRNTQVKTFNCSIKYSEWVRREDTLVYRVKANRFLRGMVRGLTGTMLKAGRGKITLDELRRVIEAKDCTGADFSVPGHGLLLVKVEYPDGYFGKLE, encoded by the coding sequence ATGGCCCGATACTTCATTGAAGTAAGTTATAAAGGAACCCGCTATGCAGGATTCCAGGTGCAGGACGATGTGCTCACCATCCAGAGTGAAGTGGAAAAAGCGCTGGCTGTGTATTTCAGGCAGCATGTGCCCCTGACAGGATCCTCCCGCACCGATTCCGGCGTGCATGCCCGGCAGAACTTCTTCCAGTTTGATGCGGAGTTCAATGTGCCTGACCGCGCGATCTATAATTTAAATGCGATCCTCCCCGGGGATATCGCCATTCACAGCATCCGGCAAATGCCCTATAATGCCCATTGCCGTTTTGATGCCATTGCCAGGGAATATGAATACACCGTATACCGCGCAAAAGATCCCTTTATTGCAGACCGCGCTTATTTCTTTCCATATACAGTAAATGAAGATGTATTGCAACAGGCTGCGGGTATAATAAAAGAGTATACAGATTTCACCAGTTTCAGTAAGAGGAATACACAGGTAAAGACATTCAATTGCAGTATCAAATACAGTGAGTGGGTAAGGAGGGAGGATACACTTGTATATAGAGTAAAGGCAAACAGGTTCCTGCGTGGAATGGTGAGGGGATTAACAGGAACGATGTTGAAAGCGGGGAGGGGAAAGATAACGCTGGATGAATTGAGAAGAGTTATAGAAGCGAAGGATTGTACAGGTGCTGATTTTTCCGTTCCCGGTCATGGGTTACTGTTAGTAAAGGTGGAATATCCCGATGGATATTTTGGAAAACTGGAATAA
- a CDS encoding M1 family metallopeptidase: protein MKKFLIGVLALATAQQLAAQDHEAEAQDTSWKKEYRGSYTIINDLVHTKVDAKFDYDKSYMYGKVWITLKPHFYPTDSLTLDAKGMDIHKVALVKGSSTTPLKFGYDGWNLTINLDKTYKNNETYTIYIDYTAKPNEVKVQGSAAITDAKGLYFINPKGEEKDKPTQIWTQGETEATSVWCPTIDKPNMKTTQETIMTVPAKFVTLSNGKMISSKKNADGTRTDHWKMDLPHAPYLFFMGVGDYAVIKDSWKGKEVNYYVEHEFAPVAKKIFGNTPEMMTFFSKITGLDYPWVKYSQMTARDYVSGAMENTTATLHQESAQQDARELIDGNGWESTIAHELFHHWFGDYVTAESWSNLTVNESFANYSETLWDEYKYGKDAGDAQNYNDMAGYLQSGSEKKDLVRFHYPDKESMFDAVSYNKGGRILHMLRNYVGNDAFNKALNVYLTENKFQAAEAHNLRLAFEKVTGQDLNWFFNQWYFGDGHPLLDIDYLYNENAKTVQVIIKQTQKTGKVFILPIAIDVYNGAKKTRHNVWVKNAVDTFTFSYTSRPELVNVDGDKILLAIKKDNKTLDNYIHQYKYAGLYLDRREAIEFAQKNQDNSKAQELLKLALKDKYHGLRILTATRLDFKNSALKSAVEPILADLAKTDPKSTVRAAAISALVNYDNAAYNAIYAKGITDSSYSVAGASLENLSKKDKAAALAAAKKIASGGKLKGAMTESVLKVLAQSGDESSFELVANTFDEMPLSNAKFNLLPPFAEYLGNVSNTANFKKGIDAIIKFREVLKPYGYEQVVNNFLMNATLKKKEAALAAASDKKALQEQIDYLKTQVQGEKKGF from the coding sequence ATGAAGAAATTCCTTATTGGAGTATTAGCCCTCGCTACCGCGCAACAGCTTGCTGCGCAGGACCACGAGGCAGAAGCTCAGGACACATCCTGGAAGAAGGAGTACCGTGGAAGCTATACGATCATCAATGACCTGGTCCATACCAAAGTGGACGCGAAATTCGACTACGACAAATCCTACATGTACGGAAAAGTATGGATCACGCTCAAACCGCATTTCTATCCCACCGATTCACTTACCCTGGACGCAAAGGGAATGGATATCCATAAAGTGGCCCTGGTGAAAGGCAGCTCCACCACTCCGCTCAAATTCGGGTACGATGGCTGGAACCTGACTATCAACCTGGACAAAACCTACAAAAACAACGAAACCTATACCATCTATATAGATTATACGGCCAAGCCCAATGAAGTGAAAGTGCAGGGCAGTGCAGCCATTACAGATGCGAAAGGTCTTTACTTCATCAATCCAAAAGGCGAGGAAAAAGATAAACCCACACAGATCTGGACCCAGGGCGAAACCGAAGCCACTTCTGTTTGGTGCCCCACCATCGACAAGCCAAACATGAAGACCACACAGGAAACCATCATGACGGTTCCTGCCAAATTTGTGACCCTCTCCAACGGTAAAATGATCAGCTCCAAAAAGAATGCTGATGGCACCCGTACAGACCACTGGAAAATGGACCTCCCCCATGCTCCCTATCTTTTCTTCATGGGCGTGGGCGATTATGCCGTGATCAAAGACAGCTGGAAAGGGAAAGAAGTGAACTACTATGTGGAACATGAATTTGCTCCCGTTGCCAAAAAGATCTTCGGCAATACTCCGGAGATGATGACCTTCTTCTCAAAGATCACCGGCCTGGATTATCCCTGGGTAAAATATTCGCAGATGACTGCGCGCGACTATGTGAGCGGTGCCATGGAAAACACCACGGCAACCCTTCACCAGGAAAGCGCACAGCAGGATGCACGCGAACTGATCGATGGCAATGGCTGGGAAAGCACCATCGCACACGAGCTGTTCCACCACTGGTTTGGTGATTATGTTACCGCCGAAAGCTGGAGCAACCTCACCGTGAACGAATCTTTCGCCAACTACAGCGAAACACTGTGGGACGAATACAAATATGGAAAAGATGCCGGCGATGCCCAGAACTACAATGATATGGCGGGTTACCTGCAAAGCGGAAGCGAGAAGAAAGATCTCGTTCGTTTCCACTACCCCGACAAAGAATCCATGTTCGATGCCGTTAGTTACAACAAAGGCGGCCGCATCCTGCATATGCTTCGCAATTATGTAGGGAACGATGCATTCAACAAAGCCCTCAATGTATACCTCACAGAAAACAAATTCCAGGCTGCTGAAGCGCATAACCTTCGTCTGGCATTCGAAAAAGTGACTGGTCAGGACCTCAACTGGTTCTTTAACCAATGGTATTTCGGCGATGGCCATCCTTTGCTGGATATCGATTACCTGTACAACGAGAATGCAAAGACCGTTCAGGTGATCATCAAACAAACACAGAAAACAGGAAAAGTATTCATCCTGCCGATCGCTATCGATGTTTATAATGGCGCTAAAAAAACACGCCACAATGTTTGGGTGAAAAATGCAGTGGACACTTTCACATTCTCCTACACCAGCAGACCTGAACTGGTGAATGTGGATGGCGACAAGATCCTGCTGGCCATCAAGAAAGACAACAAGACGCTGGATAATTATATACACCAGTACAAATATGCCGGGCTGTACCTGGACCGTCGTGAAGCCATTGAGTTTGCACAAAAGAACCAGGACAATTCCAAAGCACAGGAATTACTGAAACTGGCTTTGAAAGATAAGTACCACGGACTGCGCATACTCACGGCCACCAGACTGGATTTCAAGAACAGCGCGCTCAAATCCGCTGTTGAACCGATCCTGGCCGACCTGGCAAAGACAGATCCCAAATCAACCGTTCGCGCAGCTGCCATCTCAGCGCTCGTCAACTATGATAACGCAGCTTACAATGCTATCTACGCGAAAGGCATTACCGATTCTTCTTACAGCGTAGCAGGTGCATCACTGGAAAACCTGTCGAAGAAAGATAAGGCCGCTGCCCTCGCTGCTGCGAAGAAGATCGCCTCCGGCGGAAAGCTGAAAGGCGCCATGACTGAATCTGTACTGAAAGTACTGGCCCAGTCCGGCGACGAAAGTTCCTTTGAACTGGTAGCAAATACTTTCGATGAAATGCCTTTGTCCAATGCCAAGTTCAACCTCCTGCCTCCTTTTGCCGAGTACCTCGGTAATGTGAGCAATACTGCCAACTTCAAAAAAGGCATTGATGCCATTATCAAATTCAGGGAAGTGCTGAAGCCTTACGGTTATGAGCAAGTGGTGAACAATTTCCTGATGAATGCCACTCTGAAGAAGAAAGAAGCTGCCCTGGCAGCTGCCTCCGATAAGAAAGCGCTGCAGGAGCAGATCGATTACCTGAAAACACAGGTTCAGGGAGAAAAGAAAGGATTCTAA